The Thamnophis elegans isolate rThaEle1 chromosome Z, rThaEle1.pri, whole genome shotgun sequence genome contains a region encoding:
- the LOC116521194 gene encoding LOW QUALITY PROTEIN: uncharacterized protein K02A2.6-like (The sequence of the model RefSeq protein was modified relative to this genomic sequence to represent the inferred CDS: deleted 2 bases in 1 codon), translating to MYFAKGNELSVVNGCLLWGDRVIVPPNLRIAILEALHVGHPGIVRMKSLTRSYVWWPNMDREIEEWVATCTPCQESRPALPEAPAKEWERPQAPWSRVHINFAGPVHSQTFLVVVEAYSKWLEVVLMISTMTEAVIKVLQRLFSTHSLPNILVFDNRPQFTAMQFETFLAAQGIRHALVVPFYPASNGQVERMVRSAKEVLSRMGQGDWQTRVDHCLLIQHVIPSALQGEAPPSFSWIAG from the exons atgtattttgccaaagGCAATGAGTTATCGGTTGTAAATGGCTGTTTACTGTGGGGTGACCGGGTCATTGTTCCACCCAACCTGCGCATTGCAatattagaggctttacacgtagggcatcctggaattgtcaggatgaagtctttgactaggagttacgtgtggtggcctaacatggatagggagatcgaagaatgggtggctacctgcacaccgtgccaggagtccagaccagctctcCCT GAGGCGCCCGCTAAGGAATGGGagcgacctcaagcaccatggtctagggtgcacattaactttgctggcccagttcacaGCCAGACATTTCTCGTAGTTGTGGAAGCCTACTCGAAAtggttagaggtagtcctgatgatCTCCACTATGACAGAAGCAGTCATCAAGGTGCTACAGAGGCTTTTCTCCACGCACAGCCTGCCCAACATCTTGGTCTTTGACAACAGGCCCCAGTTCACagccatgcaatttgagaccttcctagcagctcagggaatcaggcatgccctggtcgTGCCATTCtatccggcctccaatggtcaggtggagagaatggtgagatctgcaaaagaggtccTCTCTAGGATGGGCcagggagattggcaaacacgggttgacCACTGTTTGCTAATTCAGCACGTCATACCCAGTGCcctacagggagaagcccctccaaGCTTCTCATGGATcgccggctaa